The DNA window CCGAATCCTCAACGCGCCCACCAATCATGCGTGGATCGATCCGTGGGTGGCCTATCTCCGCTCGCGTGGCGTGCGGTTCGTGATGGGCGACGGGGTCACCGGCTTCTCGGTCTCCGGTGGCCGCATCACCGGCGCGCGGATGAGTTCCGGGCGCACCGTGGAAACCGACTGGTATGTGGCGGCGATGCCGATCGACCGGCTCCGGCCGATGCTCGGTCCGCTGGTCGGTGCCGATCCGGCCCTGGGCGGCATCCGGCATCTGCAGGACGACTGGATGGTCGGCATCCAGTACTTCCTGTCCCGGGAATCCGATCTGCCCCCGGGACATATCGCCTCGCTCGGCACGCCGTGGGCCCTGACCGGCCTGTATCAGGCCAAACCGTGGGGCGTCGACTTCGCCCGCACCTACGGCGACGGCCGGGTGCGCGACTGTCTGTCGATCGACATCTCCGATTGGGACAAGCCCGGAATTCTGTACGGCAAGACCGCCAAACAATGTTCCAAGCAGGAAATCGCCCGCGAGGTGTGGGCGCAGATGAGCCGCGCGATGAACTCGGGTGGTCGCCGAATCCTGCGCAATGAGGACATCGTGACGTGGTCGCTGGATCCCGGCATCACCTTCTCGCCGCGAATCACCAACGCGACCCCGCTGATGGTCAACACCGCCGGCTCCTACAAGCATCGGCCCACGGCGCACACCGCCATCGGCAACTTCTTCGTCGGCGGCGATCACGTGCGTACCAACATCGACCTCGCGACGATGGAGGGCGCCAACGAGGCCGGCCGACGCGTCACCAACGCGATCATCGCGGCCGCCGACAGCCCCGCCCGGCCGGCCACCGTCTTCCCCCTGTGGGAGTTGCCGATGCTCGAACCGCTCAAGAACAACGACCGCGATCGGTACCGCGCGGGTCTACCGCATTTCCTCGACGTGTGAGAGTCGATCGGCCACCGACGATTACGATGCGACCGTGAACGCGCAGTCCGGGGTCGCTCGCCCGACCCGCCAACATCGCAGCGACATCGCCCGCACCAGGGTGCTCGACGCCGCGATTCGCGTGCTCGTCGATCGCGGCTATTCGGGGGCGACGACGGTTGCGATCCAGGACGAGGCCGGGGTGAGCCGCGGCCGGATGCTGCACCATTTCCCGTCGCGCGACGCCCTGCTGATGGCCGCGGTCGGCCACCTCGCGACGACGCGGATCGAGGAACTGCCGGCCGCGGTCCGGTGGCCGTCGGATCCGATCGCGCGGATCTCGCTGGCCACCGACATCGGGTGGTCGACCTTCCACCAGCCCTATTTCGTGGCGTCGATGGAACTGCGGATCGCGGCGCGCACCAACGAACGCCTGCGTACGGCCCTGCTGCCCACCGAACGCGAGATCGGACTGACGGTCCGCCAGGCGGTGGCCGGGTTCCTCGGCGAGCATCTCACCGCCCGGCCCCGCTACCCGGAGCTGTATGCGATCCTGCTGACCAGCATGCGCGGCGCGGCGTCGACCTATCTGATCGATCGTCGCGACCCGACGACCGATCCGCATCTGGACCTGTGGAAGAAGATGATCAAGACCTATCTGCTCGACTGAAGGCCGAGGGCGTCGAGCAGCCGGTCGACGAAGACCCCCTGTGCCGGATTGAGTTTGCGCTTCGCGACCCCGGGCGCGCACCATTGCGCGCGGTCGATCTCCGGGAACTCCTGCAGACGACCCGATCGCGGCGGCCAGATCATCTCGAATGTGTTGCTGTGCAACGAATCCGGTTCGAAGTCGGATTCGACGGCGAAGCCGGTGACGACTTTGCCGCTCTTCAATTGCACCTCACCGAGATCGAGATGCTCACCGTCGGGCAGGGCGGTGCCGGTCTCCTCGGCGAACTCGCGCCGCGCGGTCTGCCACGCCGACTCCCCCGGTTCGGGCAACCCCTTCGGGATCGACCACGCGCCCTCGTCCTTGCGGGCCCAGAGCGGCCCGCCGGGGTGTGCGATCAGCACTTCGAGATCATTGCCGACGCGCCGATACAGGAGGATGCCCGCGCTGCGTTTCGGGTTCGATGGAGTCATGGGTTCATCTTCGCGGATGGCGGGGTGCCGGAGACGCCCGTGCGCGGGGTCGCCGCGCAGCCCGTGCGGCAGCCGAAGTCGGCCTATCGTTGACACATGTCTCCCAGCCCAGAGCATGTCCCCGCCGAGTCCACCCCCGACACCGACGATCCGGACATCCCGCACGAGTATCCGCACGAATCCGCGTTCGCCTTCGGTGACGCCCAGCCGGTCGGTGAGACCGATCGGATCGCGCGGGAAAAGGCGATCTACGAGGCCGCACGTCACGGCAACGACCTCAATCGGGGACACGCGCTCGGCGGTACCGACGGGACCACCGAGGGCCAATAGAGTGGGCGCGTGGAGATTCTGACCAGCCGGGTGCTGCTGCGTAGCCGCGATCCCGAACGGCTCCAGCAGTTCTATCGCCACCAGTTGCGCCTCGCGGTGGCCCGCGAGTACCCGGGCGGCATGGTCTTTCACGCGGGCAACGGACTCATCGAAATTCCCGGACATCGGTCCGACGAGGCCTCCGACGTCACTGGGGACATCCTGTGGCTGCAGGTCCGCGACGCCGCCGCCACCGAACGCGAGCTGCGCGCGGGCGGCGTCACGATCGCCCGCGAACCGGTGACCGAGCCGTGGGGGCTGATCGAGATGCATGTGACGGACCCCGACGGCCGGTTGCTGATCGTCGTCGAGATTCCTGCCGACCATCCGCTGCGCCGCGATACGCGATGATCGTCGCGCCGTGGACGTCGTGACAGACTGGTCTCCCATGAGTACCTGGAGTGCCCCGCGCGCGTCGGGCCCGCTGGACGCGACCGTTGAACTGCCCGGCTCCAAATCGATCACCAATCGTGCGCTCGTCCTCGCAGCTCTCGCCGACGGACCGTCGACCATCCGCGGCACGCTGCGCAGCCGCGACACCAATCTGATGCTGGGCGCACTCAGCGCGCTCGGGGTGGGGGTGCGGGTGGACCCGGCCCAGGAGACCACCGTCTCGATCGAGCCCGCAACGTTGCACGCCGCCGACATCGACTGCGGACTGGCCGGCACCGTGATGCGTTTCCTGCCGCCACTCGCCGCGCTCGCCGACGGGCCGGTGGTCTTCGACGGCGACGAACAGGCCCGCAGCCGCCCGCAGACCACCATTCTCGCGGCTCTGCGGGGTCTGGGGGTGCGCGTCGACGGTGACGCACTGCCGTTCACGGTGCACAGCACGGGCCGGGTGACGGGCGGCGAGGTCACCATCGACGCGTCGGGATCGTCGCAGTTCGTCTCCGGTTTGCTGCTCTCGGCGGCTCGCTTCGACGACGGACTCGTGATTTGGCACGTCGGCCCTCCGGTGCCGAGCACCCCGCACATCGACATGACGGTGGACATGCTCGCCACCGCGGGCGTCGAGGTCGACACGTCGCAGGCCGACACCTGGCGCGTGGCGCCCGGACCCATCAGTGCCGTCGACTGGACGGTGGAACCCGACTTGTCCAATGCGGCAGCGTTTCTCGCCGCCGCGGCGGTCACCGGCGGAACCGTGCGGGTGCCCTACTGGCCGGTGGTGACCACCCAGCCCGGGGCACGGATCGCCGACGTCCTCGCCGCGATGGGCGCCACCGTTGAACACCTCGACGGAACGTTGTCGGTGCGCGGGCCGGAGCGGCTGTCCGGAGTGACGCTGGATCTACGGGATATCGGCGAGCTCACTCCCACCATCGCCGCATTGTGTGCACTGGCCGACGGCGATTCGCGACTGAGTGGCATCGCCCACCTGCGGGGTCACGAAACCGACCGGCTGGCCGCGCTGACCACCGAGATCACCCGGCTCGGGGGTGTCTGCCGCGAGACCGACGACGGCCTGGCGATCACCGGGTCGACCCTGCACGGCGGGACCTGGGAGTCCTACGCCGACCACCGGATGGCGACCGCCGGCGCCATCATCGGACTCGTTACCCCGGGCGTGCTGGTCGACGACGTCGAGACCACCACCAAGACGCTGCCCGACTTCCCGAACATGTGGCAGCGGATGCTCGAGCAGACGTGAACCACCAGGACACCGTTTGACCCGCCGCACCAGCAGCTACGACGAATCCGACGTCCGGATCCGTCCCGGTAAGGGCACCCGGCCACGCACCAAGCAACGACCGAGCCACGACGACGCCGCCGATGCGATGGTGGTGTCGGTCGATCGCGGGCGGTGGGGTTGTGTGCTCGGCGGCGATCCCGACCGACCTCTGGTCACCATGCGCGCCCGCGAACTCGGTCGCACCCCGATCGTGGTGGGCGACAACGTATCCGTCGTCGGCGATCTCTCCGGCACGCCCGACACCCTCGCCCGTATCGTGCGTGTCGCCGACCGCGCCACCGTCCTTCGACGCACCGCCGACGACACCGACCCCTACGAGCGCATCGTTGTCGCCAACGCCGACCAACTGCTGATCGTCACCGCGATGGCCGACCCGCCACCGCGCACCGGCTTCGTCGAACGCGCTTTGGCCGCAGCGTATGTGGGTGGGCTGTCGCCGATCCTGTGCCTGACGAAATCGGATCTCGCCGATCCGGCCGAGTTCACTGCGGCCTTCGCCGGACTCGGTCTGCCGATCGTGCGCGCCGGCCGCGACGACCCGCTCGACGAGGTCCTCGCGATGCTGACCGGTCATCTGACCGCACTCATCGGACATTCCGGAGTCGGCAAGTCGACGCTGGTGAATCGTCTTGTCCCCGAAGCCGATCGGGCCACGGGCGTGGTATCCGGCGTCGGCAAGGGGCGGCACACCTCCACCCAGTCGGTCGCACTACCGCTACCCGGTGACGGCCTGCCGCGGAGTTGGGTCGTCGACACGCCGGGCATCCGGTCCTTCGGTCTCGCGCACGTCACCCCCGATGACATCGTCGACGCCTTCGACGACCTGCACGACGCCATCGAGCACTGTCCGCGCGGTTGCACCCACCTCGGACCGCCGGCCGACCCGGAATGCGCGCTCGATGAACTCGAGGGAAACTCGCATCGACGGGCGATGGCGGTCCGGCGGCTGCTGATCGCCGTGCGGCCCAATGTTTCTGCGGCCGAGCCGGACTCGGACACTTCCTGAGGCCGCAGTTGTGGTTGTCGGTCAGCGGAGCTCACTGCGTACTCGTTTCCGTCCCGCTTATTGGATCCAATAAGCGGGACGGAAACGGGTACGCGGAAGCTCAGCGGTCGACGACGGTCGTCTCGAAGAAGTACCGATCGGCGCGGTAGGCGTGCCGGCCGACCTCGACCACGCGCCCGGCGTCGTCGAAGGCGGTGCGCTGCATGGTGAGCAGTGGTGCGCCGACCTCCTCACCGAGCAGCGCGGCCTCGTCGGCGTCGGCGGCCTTGGCCCCGATGCGCTGACGGGCGAGACGGATGTGCACGCCGCGTGCGCGCAGGCCCTTGTAAAGGCCGCCGTCTTCGAGTTCACCTGCGGGCGGGCAGATATCGGCGGGCAGGTGATTGGTCATCACCGCGAGGGGTTCGCCGCCGGCGCTGCGTAGACGTTTGACGGTGACGGCCTCGCCGTCGGCGGGGAGCGCGAGTTCGCCGCGCAGTTCGTCGTCGGGGATGCCGATCCGGTATTCGAGCAGTTGGGTGGTGGGGTGCATCCCGGCGGTGGACAGGTCGTCGAAGAGGCTGGTCAGCTCGACGGAGCGGTGGACCGGGGATTGCACGACCTGCGTCCCGACGCCGCGCTTGCGGACCACCACACCCTTGTCGACGAGTTCCTGGATGGCTTGGCGGATGGTCGGCCGGGAGAGTTTGAGGCGTTTGGCGAGGTCGAGTTCGTTCTCGAGACGGTCGCCGGGACGCAGGTCACCGCGCACGATAGCGGATTCGAAGGCCTGCGCGAGCTGGTGATACAGCGGTATGGGCGTCGAGCGGTCGAGTTCTACGGCCAGCTGCGTCGTCGGGGACATGCTGTCATTATGTCATAACAAATCATGTCTGGTCGGGTTGTTTCGACCTCAACGTTCCGGCATGTTGTGCGGTGTGATGACTCCGATCGCCGAACGCCGCGGACGGAACTCCGGGATCGCGCCGTGGAAACTCATCACCACCCGGGCCATCGCGCGCATGTCCGACCGCAGATCGTGATGCAACACCGCGCTGAGATGGCCGCTGAGCAGCAGCGTCCGGTTTGCCTCGTCGAGGTCGTGGGCCACGAAGACCTCACAGGTCGCGCCGGCCGCGGCGAAGGCATCGACGATGCCACGGTTGCCGCCCCCGATCGAGTACACCGCGGTGATCCCCGGGTGCTTGGCCAGCGCCGTGGCGACGAGTCGACGGCATGTCACGTCCAGGCCGTCGGAATTCGACACCGCCACCACCGTCCGGCCCGGGTCTTCGACCCGCAGCGCCTCACGAAATCCGAGTTCCCGTAACCCCTCACCCTCGAAGGTGGTGCCACTGGTGATCACCAGGACATCACCGGCGACGTGGCGCATCCACCGCGCCATCAGATAGGCGGCTGTCGCTCCGACGGCGCGATTGTCCATCCCCACGTACGCGATTCGGGTGCTGCGCACCACATCGGTGACCAACGTGATCACTGGGATGCGCTGCGCGGTCAACCGTCGGATCGCCTCCTCGATCTCCGGTACGTCCGGTGCTTTGAGCACCACCCCATGGCTTCCGCGGCGTCCGATGGCGTCGAGTTCGTCGACCATCTCGGCCACGTCCCAGTGCTCGCGGACGTGATATCGCGCCCGCATCACCGCGGGCCGCAGGGCGGGCAGTTCGGCCTCGAGCGCCTCGGTGACCAGCTTCGAGAACTGTCGCGGCGTGTCCATCACGAGGTCGACGAGGAACTGCCGACCGGACAGCCGCAGTTGCGTGCGCTGCCGGTCGAGATCGGCGATGGCCTGTTCCACCTGCCGGATCGTCACCTCCCGCACGCCGGGCCGGCCGTGCAGCACCCGGTCGACCGTCGCGTCGCTCACCCCGGCCTGTCGGGCGATCTCGCGGACCGGATACCGATGTGGCATCGCACACTCCTGAGGGATTCTTGAGGGATATTCCGTCT is part of the Gordonia bronchialis DSM 43247 genome and encodes:
- a CDS encoding hydroxysqualene dehydroxylase, which translates into the protein MSDQRAAHDQIVDEVPRRSVLKGSAAAAVLAGTAVALPHVGVPRARAVPPTPVRRRRDVAVFGGGMAGLSAAHELIERGFSVTVYEPAYLGGKARSHDVPGTARGGRKALPGEHGFRFFPGCYQHTPDTMERIPLPGGGNVKDRHLVNVEAAIVAFADTGYAPTAAPASIMGAIDHAGALLTLENLRNAFMTGLQFVVDIPPHELAYFMTRELIIATSCTERRLGQWENQSWVEFVKAKGKSPAYQKYLAGALTRALVAAKSQTASARTIGQIGLALATSATGLVGQYDAGLVHGGVDRILNAPTNHAWIDPWVAYLRSRGVRFVMGDGVTGFSVSGGRITGARMSSGRTVETDWYVAAMPIDRLRPMLGPLVGADPALGGIRHLQDDWMVGIQYFLSRESDLPPGHIASLGTPWALTGLYQAKPWGVDFARTYGDGRVRDCLSIDISDWDKPGILYGKTAKQCSKQEIAREVWAQMSRAMNSGGRRILRNEDIVTWSLDPGITFSPRITNATPLMVNTAGSYKHRPTAHTAIGNFFVGGDHVRTNIDLATMEGANEAGRRVTNAIIAAADSPARPATVFPLWELPMLEPLKNNDRDRYRAGLPHFLDV
- a CDS encoding TetR/AcrR family transcriptional regulator — encoded protein: MNAQSGVARPTRQHRSDIARTRVLDAAIRVLVDRGYSGATTVAIQDEAGVSRGRMLHHFPSRDALLMAAVGHLATTRIEELPAAVRWPSDPIARISLATDIGWSTFHQPYFVASMELRIAARTNERLRTALLPTEREIGLTVRQAVAGFLGEHLTARPRYPELYAILLTSMRGAASTYLIDRRDPTTDPHLDLWKKMIKTYLLD
- a CDS encoding NUDIX domain-containing protein; protein product: MTPSNPKRSAGILLYRRVGNDLEVLIAHPGGPLWARKDEGAWSIPKGLPEPGESAWQTARREFAEETGTALPDGEHLDLGEVQLKSGKVVTGFAVESDFEPDSLHSNTFEMIWPPRSGRLQEFPEIDRAQWCAPGVAKRKLNPAQGVFVDRLLDALGLQSSR
- a CDS encoding VOC family protein, producing the protein MEILTSRVLLRSRDPERLQQFYRHQLRLAVAREYPGGMVFHAGNGLIEIPGHRSDEASDVTGDILWLQVRDAAATERELRAGGVTIAREPVTEPWGLIEMHVTDPDGRLLIVVEIPADHPLRRDTR
- the aroA gene encoding 3-phosphoshikimate 1-carboxyvinyltransferase, which translates into the protein MSTWSAPRASGPLDATVELPGSKSITNRALVLAALADGPSTIRGTLRSRDTNLMLGALSALGVGVRVDPAQETTVSIEPATLHAADIDCGLAGTVMRFLPPLAALADGPVVFDGDEQARSRPQTTILAALRGLGVRVDGDALPFTVHSTGRVTGGEVTIDASGSSQFVSGLLLSAARFDDGLVIWHVGPPVPSTPHIDMTVDMLATAGVEVDTSQADTWRVAPGPISAVDWTVEPDLSNAAAFLAAAAVTGGTVRVPYWPVVTTQPGARIADVLAAMGATVEHLDGTLSVRGPERLSGVTLDLRDIGELTPTIAALCALADGDSRLSGIAHLRGHETDRLAALTTEITRLGGVCRETDDGLAITGSTLHGGTWESYADHRMATAGAIIGLVTPGVLVDDVETTTKTLPDFPNMWQRMLEQT
- the rsgA gene encoding ribosome small subunit-dependent GTPase A, with translation MTRRTSSYDESDVRIRPGKGTRPRTKQRPSHDDAADAMVVSVDRGRWGCVLGGDPDRPLVTMRARELGRTPIVVGDNVSVVGDLSGTPDTLARIVRVADRATVLRRTADDTDPYERIVVANADQLLIVTAMADPPPRTGFVERALAAAYVGGLSPILCLTKSDLADPAEFTAAFAGLGLPIVRAGRDDPLDEVLAMLTGHLTALIGHSGVGKSTLVNRLVPEADRATGVVSGVGKGRHTSTQSVALPLPGDGLPRSWVVDTPGIRSFGLAHVTPDDIVDAFDDLHDAIEHCPRGCTHLGPPADPECALDELEGNSHRRAMAVRRLLIAVRPNVSAAEPDSDTS
- a CDS encoding GntR family transcriptional regulator produces the protein MSPTTQLAVELDRSTPIPLYHQLAQAFESAIVRGDLRPGDRLENELDLAKRLKLSRPTIRQAIQELVDKGVVVRKRGVGTQVVQSPVHRSVELTSLFDDLSTAGMHPTTQLLEYRIGIPDDELRGELALPADGEAVTVKRLRSAGGEPLAVMTNHLPADICPPAGELEDGGLYKGLRARGVHIRLARQRIGAKAADADEAALLGEEVGAPLLTMQRTAFDDAGRVVEVGRHAYRADRYFFETTVVDR
- a CDS encoding LacI family DNA-binding transcriptional regulator; this encodes MPHRYPVREIARQAGVSDATVDRVLHGRPGVREVTIRQVEQAIADLDRQRTQLRLSGRQFLVDLVMDTPRQFSKLVTEALEAELPALRPAVMRARYHVREHWDVAEMVDELDAIGRRGSHGVVLKAPDVPEIEEAIRRLTAQRIPVITLVTDVVRSTRIAYVGMDNRAVGATAAYLMARWMRHVAGDVLVITSGTTFEGEGLRELGFREALRVEDPGRTVVAVSNSDGLDVTCRRLVATALAKHPGITAVYSIGGGNRGIVDAFAAAGATCEVFVAHDLDEANRTLLLSGHLSAVLHHDLRSDMRAMARVVMSFHGAIPEFRPRRSAIGVITPHNMPER